In Phlebotomus papatasi isolate M1 chromosome 1, Ppap_2.1, whole genome shotgun sequence, the following proteins share a genomic window:
- the LOC129798113 gene encoding pyrethroid hydrolase Ces2a, producing the protein MMDISCVLVLLTIIPWTSAQYTNVVLSQGTLVGLKVFPESSRVPVYAFLGIPYAKPPIDELRFAPPVPHPGWNGTLIARDFQPICPQPDVSPLEESSDYNPLASPTSENCLFLNVWTPETGFRYGNIPVVLIITGEDHAFDYLRHRPTGLDLASEGIVVVTVQYRTNIFGWLSLQHEFAPGNLGLLDQNLALLWIQRNIHQFGGDPKRVTLLGHGTTGAANAMIHLTSGKSNDLFSRLIVMSGTVFSSYSYQNPDPEHLDLTASEQIIQILACDSPEIRYVLTCLRRKSVGDLLRAFEIIYQMGNYTKLLGPVLDRRFLLDDPRKLIASGNFLMDIPILMGICNNEGAFLRDSWIEFGKQGPKQLKKFIDTVIVSNILEHYAFNSPGQGQIRETIDWRFFDQIPQVSTVPYLVDALQKLVSETKFEIPFFETIELLSGGLVVRNGSQGALRQVYGRNLDGKILRRKSNLYVYSFQQPYSIDMRGRVNYFGGASHTSDLPVLMGPSLLQQIGRRRLSQSEDKLCKKLRQYFGDFIKSGNPTPGRLFDAWKPYTRDTKYIKVLSSKMEAVALQDDLAQSGVEKNIVMIEHIFSNNQHTIGSNIPQNPYQLSTNLPSGRALTPRGQNDEYVNDIVNMQYFSELSKVYSFWNKLLPRIYQNAHLNDQLLSGRQDIQGIQFFESTNSSKYKHAFFSMLTLVCLLLTVLCVCVYILKRNTRNFGSVL; encoded by the exons ATGATGGATATTTCTTGCGTACTCGTGCTACTGACTATCATCCCATGGACATCGGCACAGTACACAAATGTTGTCCTCAGTCAGGGAACACTTGTGGGACTCAAGGTATTCCCGGAGTCTTCACGTGTGCCCGTTTATGCTTTTCTGGGGATACCCTATGCAAAACCACCAATTGACGAGCTGAGATTTGCTCCTCCGGTGCCCCATCCGGGCTGGAATGGGACACTTATTGCGCGGGATTTTCAGCCAATCTGCCCACAACCGGACGTGAGTCCGTTGGAGGAATCTAGTGATTACAATCCCCTGGCATCTCCCACAAGTGAAAACTGTTTGTTTTTGAACGTTTGGACACCGGAAACAGGCTTTCGCTATGGCAATATTCCCGTGGTGCTGATCATCACTGGAGAAGATCATGCTTTTGATTACCTCAGGCATCGTCCAACAG GATTGGATCTCGCTTCTGAGGGGATTGTAGTGGTCACTGTTCAGTATCGCACAAATATTTTCGGTTGGTTGAGCCTTCAGCATGAATTTGCGCCTGGGAACTTGGGTCTTCTGGACCAGAATCTAGCACTTTTGTGGATACAGAGGAATATTCATCAATTTGGAGGTGATCCCAAGAGAGTCACCCTCCTCGGGCATGGCACAACAGGAGCAGCAAATGCAATGATTCACCTAACAAGTGGGAAATCCAATGACCTATTTTCCCGGCTAATTGTCATGTCTGGGACTGTCTTTTCGTCCTATTCTTACCAAAATCCAGATCCTGAACATTTGGACTTAACAGCATCTGAGCAAATTATTCAGATCTTGGCATGCGATTCCCCGGAAATACGCTACGTTCTCACGTGCCTGAGACGAAAGAGCGTTGGGGATCTCCTGCGAGCTTTTGAGATAATCTATCAAATGGGGAACTATACTAAACTCCTGGGACCAGTGCTGGACAGAAGATTCCTCCTGGATGATCCGAGAAAATTAATAGCGTCTGGAAATTTTCTAATGGACATTCCTATTCTCATGGGGATTTGTAACAATGAAGGTGCATTCCTGAGAGATTCATGGATTGAATTTGGGAAGCAGGGACCAAAGCAATTGAAGAAATTCATTGATACTGTAATTGTTTCAAATATATTGGAGCATTATGCATTCAATAGTCCTGGACAAGGACAGATCCGTGAGACAATTGACTGGAGATTCTTTGATCAGATTCCCCAAGTCTCGACAGTTCCCTATCTTGTTGATGCTCTGCAGAAATTAGTGTCTGAAACCAAGTTCGAAATACCATTTTTTGAGACAATTGAGCTTCTGTCCGGAGGCTTAGTGGTAAGAAATGGCAGTCAAGGGGCTCTGAGGCAGGTTTATGGAAGAAATTTGGACGGGAAGATTCTGAGGAGGAAGAGCAATCTCTATGTCTACTCCTTCCAACAGCCATATTCTATTGACATGAGGGGACGGGTTAATTACTTCGGAGGAGCATCACATACGTCGGATTTGCCCGTTCTCATGGGCCCGAGTCTCCTGCAACAAATTGGACGACGACGCTTATCGCAATCTGAGGATAAATTGTGCAAGAAGTTGAGGCAGTACTTTGGGGATTTCATCAAATCAGG GAACCCTACTCCCGGAAGGCTCTTCGATGCTTGGAAGCCCTACACGAGAGATACCAAATACATTAAGGTCTTATCCTCGAAAATGGAAGCTGTAGCCCTGCAGGATGACCTTGCCCAGTCCGGGGTCGAAAAGAATATCGTAATGATAGAGCACATCTTTTCAAACAACCAACACACAATTGGTAGCAATATTCCCCAGAATCCCTATCAACTGAGCACCAATCTTCCCAGCGGACGAGCTCTAACGCCCCGTGGTCAGAATGACGAATACGTGAATGATATTGTCAATATGCAATACTTCAGTGAACTGAGCAAGGTTTACTCCTTCTGGAACAAACTCCTCCCACGAATCTACCAAAATGCCCATCTGAACGACCAATTACTGAGTGGCCGTCAGGACATTCAAGGCATTCAGTTCTTCGAGAGCACCAACAGCAGCAAGTACAAACATGCATTCTTTTCCATGCTAACACTCGTCTGTCTCCTGTTAACTGTCCTTTGCGTCTGTGTCTACATCCTCAAGCGAAATACAAGGAATTTTGGGAGTGTTTTATGA